The Triticum dicoccoides isolate Atlit2015 ecotype Zavitan chromosome 6A, WEW_v2.0, whole genome shotgun sequence genome has a window encoding:
- the LOC119319277 gene encoding uncharacterized protein LOC119319277, with amino-acid sequence MVSWTDSESTDSSAVQYISSDDSPVKIPATIDEPLFEGLAGDLNVICEHGNPGRKYVAFEGISTGRRFIACATQGVANCGLVQWVDEHWPEHLQNSIHKLWLMYEHSQHENRMACLEHASTETYEKLVEDVNNLLDYKDSQPEVNQKNDADNISVSVESSMTKDAEIKKLKAVVDQLKQIHVGQATVIRNLKFNHLKEKEKLSSDKRTLEICYADLKKEKDDLKKEKDKLDCCIAELMKVKEKLTMEKSTLASCIVELKTAGDSNKRKLHQIKAICDED; translated from the exons atggtgtCCTGGACCGATAGTGAGAGCACAGACAGCTCCGCCGTGCAGTACATCTCCTCCGACGACTCCCCTGTCAAG ATCCCAGCTACAATTGATGAGCCGTTGTTCGAGGGTCTTGCTGGCGACTTGAATGTGATTTGTGAGCATGGGAATCCAGGGAGGAAGTATGTTGCATTTGAGGGGATAAGCACTGGTAGGAGGTTCATTGCTTGTGCCACTCAA ggtgttgcaaattGTGGATTAGTGCAGTGGGTAGATGAGCATTGGCCAGAGCATCTGCAGAATTCTATTCATAAGCTCTGGCTTATGTATGAGCATAGCCAGCATGAAAACAGGATGGCATGCCTGGAGCATGCAAGCACT GAGACATATGAGAAGCTTGTTGAAGATGTGAACAACCTATTGGATTATAAGGATAGCCAGCCTGAGGTAAACCAGAAGAATGATGCTGACAACATTTCAGTTAGTGTGGAAAGCAGCATGACAAAGGATGCTGAGATAAAAAAATTAAAGGCTGTTGTTGACCAGTTAAAGCAAATTCATGTAGGTCAAGCCACTGTCATTAGGAATTTGAAGTTCAACCATCTTAAGGAGAAGGAAAAGTTGAGCTCTGATAAGAGGACTTTGGAGATTTGCTATGCTGacctgaagaaagagaaggatgacctgaagaaagagaaggataaGCTGGATTGTTGCATTGCTGAGCTGATGAAAGTGAAGGAGAAGTTGACCATGGAGAAGAGTACTCTTGCTTCCTGCATTGTTGAGCTCAAGACAGCAGGTGATAGCAACAAGAGGAAGCTTCACCAGATTAAGGCTATTTGTGATGAGGACTAA